Below is a window of Humulus lupulus chromosome 9, drHumLupu1.1, whole genome shotgun sequence DNA.
atatatatatatatatagcccataatataaatgaatttgaaagtaaataaaataaaatagataatATTGATTAGATTTTTTTTAGCAACGAAaatattgattaatttttttgaaaGTAAATATATTGATAATATATATAACCCATAAAATAAATGAATttgaaagtaaataaaataaaattaaaaatagataatattgattaatttTTTAGCAACAATAATACTGATTAATTTTCAAATCAAGAATCATAGAAAAAATGAAATGATGTTTTTTTTACTCCATTTACTttggataataaataaaataaccatttatttttaaatagttatcTGTTAGTTTACATACATACTATatataaaaatgtaaaataattattttaatagttGCATAATTATAAAAAGTTCTTTAGAAaaagtattattttttttcttctaattttcatccccataaataaataaaaaatgacttGAGTGATTCAATTATAATGGCATAATTGTAATAAAGTTAAAATATTATGATTGATTATTATGTTAAAAAACATGACTTAAATGATGACACGTGTCGTTACACTAAAGAAATATTACAAAAGAGAGTGTGCTAGAGAGTCTCCTTAGCACTCATTTTTTGCAAAAATATGGACATTTaactttttcacattttttatgaCTTTTTGATTTAAAAGTTTATATTTATGGGATTTTTCTTTctcataaattttaaaaatatatatatatatatctatatatataactatGTCACATTTCTAAtgatagttatgttttctttgattttgaaagtaattttattttattttttttcattttttcccttcattttcttattatttttctaGCATTTTTTCCATACTTTTTCTTCTtccgttttttttttcttctttttttccttttatttcatttgtttttaccaattttttccttcatttttccattatttttcttcttttttttttcattctattccTTCATCTCTATCTTTTTCTttcgtttttttttcttcatcatttgttttgtttttttttttctttatatattttttcatttttctttttaccGCAAACCTGCTAGGATcatccaaatttggaaagaaaaacaataaaaatatgaaaatgcgAATGGGTaaatctataatatatatatatatatatgaaaacgtgaatggatAACTATTTATCCTAGTGGAACATCCAAATCTGGAAAAAAATAAATAGTtatgaaaacttgaatgggtaAGTAGTAACCCTGATGAGAATATCCAAATTcggaaaggaaaaaaataaatgtGAAAACGTGAATGAGAACATTCAATtcttaagaaaaaaaatctaatgAAAATatgaatgggtaactagttaccctagtgggaacatccaaatttggaaaaaaaataaatatgaaatctTGAATGAGTAATCAGTAACCCTGATAGTAACAtttaaatttggaaataaaaacaTAGATATcaaaaacgtgaatgggtaaccagttaccctgatgagaacattcaaatttaaaagaaaaaaaatatgatatgaaaacgtgaatagGTACCCGGTTACCCTCATAGGAACATCTAAAAATCACATATGAAAATGTGATTGTAATCAGTTACTTAACCCAAACAAGGGAAAAAATATAGTCATGATCtttaaaaaaaagtgaaaaaaagctagaacaaaataaattatttgttttttttatgtatagtaaaaaaataagtacaataataaaaaatgataacaaacaataaaatattttgagttgaaaatgataacaaataataaaatattttgagttgAAGGGGAGGCAAATGAATAAGAAGTTTTCTCCAAAAAGGTTTGACAAAGAGGGAGGAGAAATAAAACGTCGAGGAGAAGAGAAGTTGAAGAgatgaaaaataaaaatggtaaagtgaaaatgtatttgtgattttaaattgtaccattaaattatgaaaaataaagattaaacattataaaaataataaaatagattAAGTTCCCTTTTTAAAATATTAAGCAATTATTGTATAATGaaactaatataaaaatattcaaaagaGAAACAATTAAATGACTAAGATAATCTCCTAATTTAAATAAACTTAAGAGAAACACTGTAACGTCCAACTAATCCAGGACagttacaccgtgtgttaaaaatagtgcttaactcgttaaacgagtcattttgaCTTAAATGTATAATTATGGTTAAACAACAGTTTcagtattaaaaattttggtcaatgaagttcgacgtttcattaaaaaggttttgaataattacaagggatcccaaggggtttaaaattaaaatacaagTTTAACAAAATTACagaaccaaccgacctaagcggaaaaattgaGCTAATAACCCCCGTTCCTCAAAAGTATTtcgactgtaacgccctggttactccaaaaCCATTATTGTGGACTTTAAATAgagcttaactcgctaaacgagttattaggttataaacgtgcatctaggtgtcattaataggccagAGTGAAAATTACAAaagggtcattacagtataaaaattacaacccgctgacctaagcggaaaaaatagggttaatccCTAGTTTCCCTAAGAAAccccttggctgtggtggtcaaacagtcgtatatgtacacatcgccacctaagctctccactcaaggctgggtgagcttttctttccctttacatgcaccacatagcacccgtgagccaaggcttagcaaggaaagttattactgcatgtatacaatatcaataaatgattttggtgatcattctggggcttacagccctaataagataagtgaatatcagtaaatgattctggtaatcattctggggcttaaagccctaatcagataagtgaatatcaataaatgattctggtaatcattctGGAGCTTGCAACCTTAATCTGAtatgtgactaataagtcacactctgtacagatgactgataagtttgTCTCTGGGGCTCTTCCCTCTATGCCATGTGaagtttcagtcacctgagccgtttggccttggctctatgtaactagcctttagactagacaagcgcttttgttttcatcgaacttggggtcggtcaagcatttatgCTCATGTTTATTAGATCTAGTcattttggcttgcgttaaacaagctaataccgttcttgactcataagccaataccatacgacctgggctcagtaccactgccgaacttgactgataagtcataaCTTCAccatcaatactgacaccatttccGTTTCTGaataatgagtcagtgccattcacaagtaagcaaagatgctaagcatttacaatgcaatcaatgtccataaatagagcactcaacatgcctcatcaattaccatgcatgtcacatactgggtgcaattttcttacctttggttcgagcgtgaaataataaaagaacgacctttgagaacgatcgattcttaagttccttagtggttacctagtgataaccaaatataaaatcccatcaataaaatgagcaaTTAAAGGTTCTTGGAACAAGTCCTAACCTCTGGgatgtcaaattctactaaaccgggtagtaggttcgatcccgagcccttaggttcaaGTTTTTGTCATTTAAAACCCAAATTGGCCAAATTCCCATTTTGAGACGCAGCCCCAAGCACTTGAGTCGTAGCCCCGCTCAGGTCAGAGGCCCAAAGCCCTCTTTGACTGCATTAGTGTCGCGGCGCTCCCAACTGGCGTCGTGGCTCAAATAGCCCAACAGCACCATCTTCTCCTTCGTCCAGcttgagccgcagcgcccaagaacagggcggCAGCTCAACTTGGAACCCAGATTTTCCCCCTGTTTTTCTCAAACCAAACACAGCCAAACCTTCctcaaatcaatcccaaaatcaacacCAATCATCACCACAGCACAACCAACATTTAAGCAACAAAAACCAAGCTTTGAAAGCACTTAAAATCAcaccaaataaccacttctaagatcaaaactctcaagctTTAAACAACGTAAAAACAGAGCAAAATCTAGAAACTAAGGCTGGAAATCTTACCCCAGTTATGAATTAGACCTCTTTCAATCACTAAACATGATCCTAATTCTCCAGACCTTAACCCTCATGCTCCAATTTCCACTTAGCTTCAAGAATCCAAACCTAGAATGGGAGGGAGAGATGAACCAAGCTGCTCTGTTTTACCTTAGACCCttctacaaccagccaacctTAAGTCTATCCCGTgatcaaaagaccaaaatgcccctaggtcatttaattcCCTCTCTAGGCTAACAAGGGTAAAGCCGTCCTTTCCTgtctatcccgttaattataattaacgacctccaattcccgttactcccaatttcctcaaataattataaaattctaTCCCATTACTTGTTCATTcctagtaatgtactaagcatcaaaatACCTCCAGGCTTcccccgagcccggtaattaaccccgtAATGACCAAagcgctaacttgcattctatgatcgtctcatgccgaatagctcgaacatatccacataacaatgtggtcttgCCCATAACTCaccaacatgcatataaatatacagatatgccctcaacgggccaaattatgaaaatgcccttttaataataagtggacccacatgcatgcaattatcatcatataataatataactcacataatcatgcatataatcacataatagcatattaaatcaattatggccttcccggcctcctaatccaggcattaagccacattagggaattcgggtcgttacattgaccgtggcggccgagcaggctgagtatgtacacgacACCCCTACaaagatctccaactcatggctggtccaactttacTTTGCCCTTACATGTACCATAGAACACCCACGagctgaggcccaacaagaaaacccccacaaggcgtaataaacatccaattaatcataagCAATAATCATATGATTCACAAATGATAAATAcattcattccaatcatataCATCATAAACATGTTTCATAATTTACAAGTATATTTGTTGACACCATTTTACGTCAAcatgcctagtccatgagtcgctATTATTACTCTCACTACTATGTCAAAGCTCATTCAtaaagcaatttggcagagtattcttCAATACAATTTGTGCCTGTCTACAAATAAAACTCTgcaggctatttatagacttggTTGAAAAAATATCATCTCGTTATTTCGGGACGTTACAATCAagcatttaaatttgaaataaatacaaacaaTGCATTAATtgcataatatcccatgataataggGATTTATTATCTAAGAACAACAAATCCATAAGGACTAGAGATTTCCTAACAGTCTTTTCGCGTGCAAAACGCGTCGCTGAGCTCGATTGTTGGGCTGATATGCTTTCGAGACCGATCCAGACTTCAAGCTCGTCATTACGGTTAAAGCCTCCtcttcatctagaaattttaccAAACTTATTCCTCGGAAAAGGTCGGTGCCTTCGAGCCAGACTGTTCAAGATCGAACAATGTGACTCAAACTCGAGTACCATTAACTAAGTAGATCTGGGATTATGTCAATTTATACAAGTTTACAACCAACACTTGTTATTTTTTAGCTTACTATTTttgagcctacattttgaggccatttattttattctcgaaatttgggtgtaacattttgccccttcAAAAGTGTTGGTTGAATCCTCTGAGAATTAAACGTTTGAACTTCACCTTTGAAAAACATGCCtatctaccacactcgagtgtggacacgcgtcactgGGGAATTGTTCActgagagtacttgagtactctcctACCTTGCACGTCCTTTCCTATTTCCTTTTTGCCGCTAGTTTTTATAATCAAACGTGATCCCATGGATCCTCTTTTTACTCAAATTAAGGGCTCGGATTCATCCGACCCATACTATTCCCCTTTGGCATATATATATACCCTTTTGATCGGTGAAATATGCACTCAAAAAATAAATTCTGGAAGAACGAATATCGTCTTAtaaagactattaaccaattaccaataatttctctttactttctatttggcaaGTAAAAGTAAAATGAATAAATCTAACTACAAACACAATTTCAATAACTGTAAgcaaaaaaattaatcaaagaataaaaatcaataataaaaataattcaatatgcatgttttctacatctctgtgataaacttaaaaatatagcaggcattaagcatagaaacctaattgctacacaagtcatacaggtactttcgtctaatatgcaacatatgtctatataacgatagcatattcaattctcatctttcaaattttgaatcaaaatcataaatcaagcaaatattgatcggATATTTACtggcattaagcaaacattatatagattagaataaagaagaataatcaatataacatcataataacattaactagaaatccaagcgactacattaacTTCTAGATAGAGGTGTTTAGTTCATATAAGACATaactaaaacaacaaaacaattattcagaaatataaaatttaaaaccttgaagaagaaatagaaaTATGAAAGTGCAAAAAAAATTCTCTTGGGATCAAATTTTACTCTCTAAATTGGTAATAAAATCTGACCTAACCCTAATTAAACCCTCAAGTCtgaatttataataaaaaaaacggatttcctctttttttttttcaagagcaGGCCACGACTTGGCCTTTCTTAGGTAGAAGCCCGTGTCATTTTTAAGGCACTTCAAAGTCTGGTTCGGTATTCAGGTATCACGACCCTCTTAACCCAGGTCCCTCATGTTGATGCACCACCTGGGTTTGCCTCTGACTTCTACTAGCGCCGTGACTCTATTGACCAAGTCGCGGCTCTAATTCCTTTCAGCAAACCTTCAGCctctgactttgctagagtcgcggcccttaacACCATGCCGCGACtttaattccattttttttcttcagattttaaccttttgacattcttccttcatcaaaaacttattataGCTAATCCATAATACCAATTtgagtcgaacaaccaccaaaaactcaaattttCCACCATTTCCTCTCCTTTTCGCGTTTAGCTCATGATCCAAAGTActgacctacaacaaagacaaacacaagcgtaatcttgcataaaacaaacataaagactcaagattaccacaaaaacacattctaaaatgaccctaaaatggagttatcaaactcTCCCACACTAACTCTTTActtgccctcgagtaaagaacacaaaaataaacaaactgGACTAAAAACCTAAAGAACAAACACACttgaatcaagccaacaacaacaaTCCATGCCTCAAGCTATGATgactaacacacttatataatcttcaggaaAATCAACTTACAATCAGAAATTTCaatcaaaacattcttccaattcacttaattccaaacaaaaataatagctctcaaaatcatgattaataaataaaatgtattcgaatcaattcatgctcaccaaatttttttcattacaatcaattaatatcattattccataagcttgctataattactaatcaccactaatgtagaaaacacatgttcagaaatcaataggactttcacagcttataattgaatggcttaggtaaatatagatgaaaaagtcatttaagctaaagtataccataagcacacaaccaaacaaaccaatctttacccactcaaaaacccaaaaaccaatcccaaatttcccaatatttcttattttgagagagaattcataaaatgaattttttttcttttttttttcatttcatttttttctaatgatactacaatcccccaaacttatttctttgtattttcaattggagtgtagttcatattcaatatattttttctttctttctctctcaatttttcttcttctattgacacaaatttccaaatataaaccccattacaaaccatcccccaatcacttttcatatgctcatggtatatcatagggaaggaaaaataaccaagtttcatcaaaataagtgtcaaacaaaaagaatcaaattaggatcaaaattgggtaactaaggattcaataaatcaaggttggcttaaaaggctcaaacgttccaaagaattgcctaaatcatcttcctaaacatgcatcatctaggatttcgtctcaaagaGCAAACAAACAAGTTCTAGAataacaacattttcataatttatttttttcaacaTTCAAATATCAGCAAGCATACAAATTGGTCAATTactcaaaatttattaaaaatcatgattaagctctcaattattaaGTGGACTCATGTAAACATGGtaagaaatattcaaccaagcacacaaatTCTTATAGCTTCATTCTCATTCAATTTATACAtcacatcattcaatcatattatcattggctaattaatgtcaacttgattcaactaacaccctaaacaacctagacaaaacataagaaatacaataaaacacgactaacaaaataacataatatatacaaaacaataaatcccttcccccaaacttaacctaaaaATTGTCTAGAATGTTTAcataaaagctaaggaaaagaaaATTACCTGACACCTTAGACTGTTTAAGGTAATACGGATTGAGAATGTGAATCGAAAATTGGGAAAGAAATTTTTTGGTTTAGTCCAAGTTCATTCTGCCTGAGCCCGAAGTAGCGCTGCAACTCAAATTAGTCTCATATTTAAtagaaagtaaaataaaataaaataaacaaaacacTACAATTAAAGCGTTCATAATCCAAACCTttacttaaaaataataaaaaaatgaaaataaaagattGGAATGCCTCGAAATGCGCTGTCATTAATGTCAATTAGCCGGACGCTTGTTTTCTTTCatattcaacttggatcaagtccacccctcacatccttgagagccatagtgtcatgagttgGCCCTCATTTCTTGTGATTAGAAATTGGTGGAACTTTACCCCGCTCATGTAACATTCAAATCCTTTCACTAAATAACCTTTCTAAACGATGACGTTCTTTTCGCATTCCACTATAAGCCATGGATATTTTCTTAGAgacttccaacttgttctctcctCATTTTACAACTTCAattctacaacaagttggaattttcgttgctgcaaaaacattaaatattacctcctctttttgcactTGCAACTTTAACTCAGCCTTTTGTACATCGATCAAAACCCTACCAGTAGCCAAGAATGGCCTGCCAAGTATTAGTGGAATAttgtcatcttcctccatatcaagaatgaTAAAGTCCacaggaaagatgaatttatccactttcaccaatacatccCCAATCACTCCACGAGGATGTTTGATTGATTTATCTACCATCTGCAAAGACACGTTAGTAGGtcgagcttctcccaaattcaactTCTGGAAGATTGATAGAGGAAATAAATTCACACTgacccctaaatcacataaagcctttgtcaCCACTGAGCCCCTTATAGAACACGGTatattgaaactaccaggatctttaagcttgggaggtagtttctCTTGAATTATcgcactgcactcctcagtaagtgtcACTGTCTCATAATACCTCAACTTCCTTTTCTTTGaaaaaatttctttcataaacttcacataactt
It encodes the following:
- the LOC133800204 gene encoding uncharacterized protein LOC133800204; the encoded protein is MTTNNYQWPTERRQTKKVSGMIEMDAISMLTTQVAALTKQLQHRNLSSQTMQFMIETRASIRSLETQLGKLATLMTNHAQGNLPSTTKVKSKEQCNAISLRSGKELKEPKVVDKEKEVTGSNQHINIPFSEALQQMPSYVKFMKEIFSKKRKLRYYETVTLTEECSAIIQEKLPPKLKDPGSFNIPCSIRGSVVTKALCDLGVSVNLFPLSIFQKLNLGEARPTNVSLQMVDKSIKHPRGVIGDVLVKVDKFIFPVDFIILDMEEDDNIPLILGRPFLATGRVLIDVQKAELKLQVQKEEVSTLDHELNAKRRGNGGKFEFLVVVRLKLLLKLCL